TAGCTTGGGGATGGTGTGGAAGTGGTGGGTGGTCTCTGACACTGAGCCTCTATAGGAGCCGCCCCACCGTGAAGGACTGCTTCGCCAACACCTGGCTCCAGGACGCCTACCTGATGAAGCTGCGCCGCCAGACTCTCACCTTCACCACCAACCGCCTCAAGGAGTTCCTGGTGGAGCATCAGCGGCGCCGCGGTGAGGCTGTCACCAAGCACAAGGTCTTACTCCGCTCCTACCAGGGCGGCCAGCCACCGGGGCCGCAGTAACCGTGAGGGGTGAGGAGCCAGAGGAACATTCCAGGGGCCGCGGGACAGGGCGGCCGAGGAGCCGGGATGAGCCCACGGACCCCACCTGCCAGGGATGGcggcagggcagcacagggagagaGACGAGCGGAGTCTTTCAGTGCAGTCAAAGGAGAGCTAATGGAAAATGGGGCCCCAGCCGGGGTCAGGCGGAGatgctgggatggatggagaatGTGGCAGAGGGTTGGGGGAAGAATGCGATGGGGACGGGACGGGGGTGGAGATGGGGGTGTGGAAGATCTGCCAGCATGCCGGCCAGCCTGGGCCACGCGGTCAGTGGGGGACTGGCCCCAAAACGTGGCtgcccctgcagcacccagcccagccacGTGCCTTACCCGCAGCCCGTGGCTCCCACTGTCATGACACTGGGGGGGGATGACATGACATGACTGGGGATGCCCACGGTCAGCGTGCTTTGCACGGGAGTGCTGAACACAGAGGCTGCTCCGCTGTGCTGCGCAGAGGGGCCGGCAGCACggctctgctcctgctccatAGGGCTGCAGCCCGGGCCCCACACCGGTGCCTTCCCCGGGCTACGCAcgctctgcagctgctcaggcCCACGCTGCTCGTGCTCCTGGGGGCACCCCGAGCAGGAAGAGCCGCTTGTAGCCACCAGGACCCAGATCGCTCCCCGCGGCCCCCGCCATCCCACGTGCAACCCATGTGCCTTGCCGACCCACACGCTCCACGCACAGCACGCCCCCGCACACACGCGCGGACCCCATCGCCTCCCCTGGGCAGCACGGGGCAACTGCAGCGACTGGACTTATGGACCGCGGGGAGAAGCGCCGCCCCTGCTCCGTGCCCCCACCTCCCTGCCAGGCCCCAGAGCGGCTGCTGTCCCTGCGGGCTGAAGCAGCACCGTGCAGAGCAGCAATAAAAGCCCTGAGCAGCCCGAGCGTGTCTGTGCGCCTCTATGGGAGGGGGCTGCGTGGGGAGGGTGGGACAGCGTGGGGGGGGGTTCAGCTCAAGGTTCAACTCAATAGCGGCAGCGAtacagcgccccctggcggccggCGGGCGCAGCGCAGCGGGGCGGTGCTGGCGGTGACGCTGCGGCGGAGCGTGCTGATGTGTCCCGGAAGCGTTGGTGCGGCCCGGCCGTGCCGTCATGGCGCTCAAGGCCGTGATCCTCATCGGGGGCCCGCAGAAGGGTAAGTACGTGGCCGGGTCCATAGGGGCGCTCAGCCCGTTCCCGGCCCCGCCGACCCGCTGTGCCCCGCAGGCACCCGCTTCCGACCGCTGTCGTTCGAGGTGCCCAAGCCGCTGTTCCCCGTGGCCGGTGTGCCCATGGTGCAGCATCACATCGAGGCGTGCGCCAAGGTACGAGGGGACCGGACCGAACCGAACCGGGTCGGGTGCCGTGCGGGAGCTGCAATCCCAATGCGTCCCCACAGGTGCCCGGCCTGAAGGAGATCCTGCTGATGGGCTTCTACCAGCCCCACGAGGCGCTCAGCCGCTTCCTGGCGGCGGCACAGCAGGAATTCAGGATCCCCATCAGGTGGGTGCGATGCCGGGTTCCCCCCGtggccctgccttcccctcTCACCTGTCCCTAAGCACACCTATCCCTAAGCACACCTATCCCTAAGCACACCTATCCCTAAGCACACCTATCCCTGAGCACACCTATCCCTAAGCACAGCTATCCCTAAGCACAGCTATCCCTGAGCACACCTATCCCTGAGCACAGCTATCCCTAAGCACAGCTATCCCTGAGCACAGCTATCCCTGAGCACAGCTATCCCTAAGCACAGCTATCCCTAAGCACACCTATCCCTAAGCACACCTATCCCTAAGCACAGCTATCCCTAAGCCCTCCCTCCTTACAGGTACCTCCAGGAGTACGCGGCCCTGGGCACGGGTGGGGGCATCTACCACTTCCGTGACCAGATCCTGGCGGGTGGTGCCGACACCTTCTTCGTCCTCAATGCGGACGTGTGCTCCGAGTTCCCCTTGCAGGAGATGCTGGACTTCAGGCAGCGGCATGGGAACAAGGACAGCTTTGTCATCCTGGGCACCACGGTGCGTGGCGGGGATGGGGAGCAGCGCAGCCGTGGCACGGGCTGGGCAGAAGCTGTAGGATGAGGCTcaggctgtgagctctgctcgcacccacctgctgctccccatgcaCTGATACACCCCGCTCTGCAGGCCAACAGGACGCAGGCTCTGAATTACGGCTGCATCGTGGCCAATGCGGACACGCAAGAGGTAGAGGAAGGGGCAGAAAGAACGGTTAACGTGGTGCTGAGGCTCTGCCCTGGCCCTCACATCTCTTCTTCACTCAGGTCCAGCACTACGTCGAGAAGCCCAGCACGTTTGTCAGTGAGATCATCAACTGTGGCATCTATCTGTTCACGTCAGCCATCTTCCAGCACATCGGCGAGGTCTTCCAAAGGAACCAGCAGGAGCTAGCGCTGTGAGAGCCCCTTTCTGCCCTGTGTCCCTCCCACCCCGCCCCACTGCTTCCCAggcctgcagcagcacactcATCCTCCATTCTTTCTTgatcttctttcctcctttgccATCACTCACTTGTTTCCTGGTCCTGCACCAGCTGCCCTTACCTTGGGTAAGTCAGTCCTTCTGTGTCTGCGatggctgctctctgctggatTGTGCCTAGCGGTAACGCatgcttttctccctgctgcagccctgcaaggCTGTCCTATGCATCTCTTCCTGACgccctttcccttcctctcctcccatcCCATTCTCATACAGCTCTGGACAAGGGGCTGAGCAAGCTTTTCAACTGGGAGCACTCATGCTTCCCCTTCCAGCTCTCTGCATGAGCAGCCTGTCACCTCTGCTACCACCCAGCATCAGTCCAGCTGTGCAGGGCTCTGGGCTAGGGGACAAGATCTTCCACACCTACACCAGCCTGGGTTGGGTGGAGCTCTTGCACCATCCACTTCTGGCACAGAACTTATTACAGCTGGCAGAGTAACTGTAGGCttggcagggctggctgtgtcTCTGGAGAGGAGTTCACATTTAGGAAGGAGCCCCCAGATTGGAAGAGGGTCTGCCAGGGTCCCCTGCTGGGGCAGGGATCTAAGAGACCTCTTGCTTGCAGAGAGGAGAGCTCCAATGGCTGGCAGCGTGCTGAAGTGATCCGGCTGGAGCAGGATGTGTTTACAGCCCTGGCTGGGAGCGGTAAACTCTACGTCTACAAAACTGATGGCTTCTGGAGCCAGATCAAATCAGCTGGGTAAGGGCTGTGGCTGGTGCAGCAGGAGCTTTGAGTAAGTTGTGCCAGACGTGGGAGAGGCAGATGCCCAGACAGAGCCTggtgggtgggggggtgggatggCAGGTACTGAATTCAGACTCTCCTCTGTCCTGGAGGCACCAGAGAGGCAATAAcaatcttctgcttttcctcctccagctctgctatCTATGCCAGCCGCCTCTACCTGAACCAGTACAGCCAAAGCCACCCAGAGAGGCTGGCTCAAAACAAGCCTGGAGGCCCCATCATCCGAGGTACCCCACTGACATCCCCCAgagccctgggagctgctccatGCAGCCAGGAGCCACAGGCAGATCTATGCTCAGAATCAGGTGCTCATCTGAGCTGTTTTCCATGACATAGCTGCCTTGTGTTGCAGGGAATGTGTACATCCATCCTACAGCCTCTGtggacagcacagcagtggtgaGTGCAGGGAGACTGGGGGGTTGAGGACACCACTGTCCCCAACCTTATCACAATCTCATCTTCACAGCTAGGCCCCAATGTCTCCATTGGGGAAGGAGTGACAGTGGGAGCTGGTGTGCGCATACGTGAGTCTATCATCCTGCATGGGGCCTCACTGCATGTAAGTAGGGCTTGCCCTTGGACAGGGGTAGTCTCCTCTTCAGCCCCCGGCTGCACCTCTCATCCACCACTGTACTCCAGGACCACACCTGCGTCCTCAATACCATCGTGGGCTGGGACAGCACCATTGGGCGCTGGGCCCGTGTTGAAGGGACACCCAgtgaccccaaccccaatgaTCCCTATGCCAAAATCGACAGCGAGACACTCTTCCGTGACGGCCGTCTCACACCTTCCATCACAATCCTGGGTAAGTTCGTCCCAGCCCTACACTGGGTCCTGCAATGTGAGCCAGGGTCCTCTCCCTCTTTTTAAAGGCCTCACGCACTCCCTACAGGCTGCagtgtcaccatccctgctgAGGTTGTTATTCTCAATTCCATCGTCCTTCCTCACAAGGAGCTGAGCCGCAGCTACAAGAACCAGATCATCCTGTGAGACAGCTGCTCGCTGGGGTGGGATGGCCTCTGCCAGCCCCCAGATAGGGCTTCACCTCCTGGGGGGTTCCCAGCACCCCAGAGGGCCAGGTGCAGGAGCCTTGCAAGTGCCTGAAGCCAGCTCCAGATAGACATTAAAGCTGGTGAGCTGTCAGCCTCACATGCTGCTTCTCTTGCAGCCCAGGGGTTTGGGTGAAGCTTTGAGACTACACAGGGCCCTCactccagctgctggctgagcagagcactTGCTCCCTGCAGCATTTTGGGTCCtgagctctgggtgctgccaTACCAAAGGGCACTGCCATCATGGCCCTTGCCCTGGAAAACTCAGTACccctgccccagctccagctcctcatAAGGTGTTGGCTCATCCTAGGGGAGCTTTGACTTTGCCTGTTCTGCCCGGACACCCCACCCAGCGTGAACCTGGTGGGAGGATTCAATAATGTGATTGCAACAACCTGGGCTGGGTTTCTGCCTACCATGGGGCAACGCCAGCAGAATCAGGCTGGCCTAACAGCACTGAATGGGACAGCTGGCCCTGGAGGTAGCTGTGAAAGTACCCACTCCCACAGGAGCACCTTCACACAAGGGCTCAGTGTGAGGCAAAGCCGTGTTCTCATCAGGCTGTAACCTGCACAGGTTGCATCAGGGCCCTGGCTCCCTGCCTTCCTGAGGGCCAACATGGGGGGCCTCACTGCACGCCTGCCCTTGCACCAGTGATGGCTACAAGGCACAAGAGAGATCATCTCACTTGTGTGCAGGGGGCAGAGAGATCTACTGCCTTGCTGCGGCTTGTAAAACCTGTTTTTATTGAAGGCAGCTCATTGCTGATCCTGGCACGCAGCAGAAAGCGGTGCTGCCCTTTATCCACTTAtctccctgccttccctccatgtcatgcagctctgtgctaaaGCCCCGCGTGCTGCCGAGGGCACATCACGCCTCACTTCCCACCAGGCACTGCATTAGGGATTCTCCATCCATCCCGTACCACCCCAGCTGGATGGATTTGCAGCAAATCCTTGCTCCCAGCCTTGTGCATTCCTTTGCCAGTTCTGCTGCGGTCCTGGGTGGGGATTAGCTGTTCCCTGACTTTAAGCACATTAAACTCTTTCAGTTTTGCCTCTGCCTTGGATGTGCTAATTTCCTTGCCCTCTGGTGAACACCCCTGCATTGAGGGGGAGCTGAGCCAAAGTACTTGCTCACTTTGGAAGTTTTTCCTGTGTTCCATATTTGCCCTGGGTTTTAGTATGGACAAAGGTTTCTCAGCTGCCCTGTTGTGCAAGGATCCTTTTCCCCTAAGTTCTCCTTTACTGCTTGTTCCTTGTGCTACATTATAGGGGGcagatggggggaaaaaaaacaagccctGCCTGGGCCATTGCCCATCTACCTGTTCTGCTGCGAGTAGAGCCTTGCACACCTTTGCTGCacgctgcagctctgctggaggggaggaaggagttAAAAGGGGCCAGGAAGGTGGGAAGTCCTGGGGCTGTCCTGCCCCTAGCAGCTGCTCTGATTACTGGGGCCCCTCAGtagaggggctgcagggggccCTGCCTTTCCCTCCCTGCCTACCCAGCCCAGGAGTGATGGCGGCTGCCTTACCCCTGCAGAAACAGAATGCTGAGGACCACTGTGTCCAGtgctttcagcacagctctTGCCCACTgagtccccagccccacacaatCCTGCCCACAAGCCCTGGAGCAATCC
This genomic window from Coturnix japonica isolate 7356 chromosome 7, Coturnix japonica 2.1, whole genome shotgun sequence contains:
- the GMPPA gene encoding mannose-1-phosphate guanyltransferase alpha isoform X1, whose translation is MALKAVILIGGPQKGTRFRPLSFEVPKPLFPVAGVPMVQHHIEACAKVPGLKEILLMGFYQPHEALSRFLAAAQQEFRIPIRYLQEYAALGTGGGIYHFRDQILAGGADTFFVLNADVCSEFPLQEMLDFRQRHGNKDSFVILGTTANRTQALNYGCIVANADTQEVQHYVEKPSTFVSEIINCGIYLFTSAIFQHIGEVFQRNQQELALCPYLGEESSNGWQRAEVIRLEQDVFTALAGSGKLYVYKTDGFWSQIKSAGSAIYASRLYLNQYSQSHPERLAQNKPGGPIIRGNVYIHPTASVDSTAVLGPNVSIGEGVTVGAGVRIRESIILHGASLHDHTCVLNTIVGWDSTIGRWARVEGTPSDPNPNDPYAKIDSETLFRDGRLTPSITILGCSVTIPAEVVILNSIVLPHKELSRSYKNQIIL
- the GMPPA gene encoding mannose-1-phosphate guanyltransferase alpha isoform X2 — its product is MALKAVILIGGPQKGTRFRPLSFEVPKPLFPVAGVPMVQHHIEACAKVPGLKEILLMGFYQPHEALSRFLAAAQQEFRIPIRYLQEYAALGTGGGIYHFRDQILAGGADTFFVLNADVCSEFPLQEMLDFRQRHGNKDSFVILGTTANRTQALNYGCIVANADTQEVQHYVEKPSTFVSEIINCGIYLFTSAIFQHIGEVFQRNQQELALEESSNGWQRAEVIRLEQDVFTALAGSGKLYVYKTDGFWSQIKSAGSAIYASRLYLNQYSQSHPERLAQNKPGGPIIRGNVYIHPTASVDSTAVLGPNVSIGEGVTVGAGVRIRESIILHGASLHDHTCVLNTIVGWDSTIGRWARVEGTPSDPNPNDPYAKIDSETLFRDGRLTPSITILGCSVTIPAEVVILNSIVLPHKELSRSYKNQIIL